The sequence TCAGCCTTGGTTTAAACACTTGACGCAGCGGCCCTATCAGCCTGCAGATCCGCTGCGCTATACCCTGCAGGTGATATGGTTAGTGTTTGTGCGCATCCCTACAGCGCAAACAGTTTGGTATGTTGCCTATTTAAAAAAAACAAGGTCGAGAATATTGCGCTGGCGTCGTTATCTGGGGCGCTTTTTAGCACGAGGGATTAAACCTGCAGTAGCGCAGAGCCCATTACGTCATGCTTTTGCGAATCCGCGCCACTTAATGCAGCATATCGCAAAAAGCCGGCTCAAAAAGGCGATTTTTTATGTGTTTGTTGCGGTGCTGATGTGTTTAGCCGTGCTTTTGGTAACACAGCCGTTTAGTCTCTTGGCCCAATTCATCTTTGTAGTGCTGCTTTGGGGAGCAGCAATGCTGGTGCGGCGCATCCCCGGACGTTTTCCAACTTTATTATTGATTGTATTATCTCTGACGGTATCGGCGCGCTATATTTGGTGGCGTTATACTTCCACTTTAAACTGGAATAGCAATGTCGACCTGCTCTTTGGGCTCATTTTGTTGGCTGCCGAGACGTATTCTTGGGTTGTTTTGGTCATGAGTTATATTCAAACGGCCTGGCCACTAGATCGTAAAGTTGCCCCATTACCTGCAGACCGAGCGCTCTGGCCAACGGTTGACTTGATGATTCCTACCTATAATGAAGACCTCAGTGTTATCAAGCCGACTGTGTATGCTGCGCTGGGTATGGATTGGCCGGCAGATAAGTTACGCATTCATCTACTTGATGATGGTCGCCGTGATGCCCTGCGTGAGTTTGCTGAGGAAGCGGGCATTGGTTATATCGTACGAACGGGTAATCGCCATGCAAAGGCTGGCAACCTGAACAATGCTTTGCAGCAAACAGAGGCTGATCTTGTGGCCATTTTTGATTGCGATCATGTCCCTAGTCGTTCTTTTTTACAATTAACCGTTGGCTGGTTTTTGCGTGATGAAAAATTAGCATTGGTGCAGACACCGCATCACTTTTTCTCCGCTGATCCGTTTGAGCGTAACCTTGATCACTACGGTAAACAGCCCAATGAAAATGCGCTTTTTTATGGCTTGATTCAAGACGGTAATGACTTGTGGAATGCGGCGTTCTTTTGTGGCTCTTGTGCAGTCTTAAAGCGTAGTGCGGTTGAGTCGATTGGTGGTTTTGCGGTAGAAACTGTCACTGAAGATGCCCATACCGCTTTGCGTTTGCATCGTGCAGGCTATAATTCCGCGTATCTACGAATTCCGATGGCGGCGGGTTTAGCCACAGAAAGCCTTTCAGCACACATTGGACAACGTATTCGCTGGGCGCGCGGCATGGCGCAAATTTTCCGCACGGATAATCCCATGCTTGGCAAGGGCTTAAACCTATTCCAGCGCTTGTGTTACGTCAATGCGATGATGCATTTTCTTGCAGGCATACCGCGTATTATTTATTTAACTGCACCACTGGCTTTCTTATTGTTCCACTCCTATATTATTTACGCACCAGCAATCGCCATTATGCTTTATGTGCTGCCACATATGATCCATGCCAGCATAACCAACTCTGCCACTCAGGGAGCATATAGACGCACCTTTTGGGGTGAAATCTATGAAACTGTTTTGTCTTGGTATATCGCAAGGCCAACCACTGTTGCACTCTTTTCGCCTAATAAAGGTCAGTTTAATGTGACAGAAAAAGGCGGTTTGATTGAGCATGAATATTTTGACTGGAAGATGGCCAAGCCTTATGTGCTCTTAGCGCTGCTTAATTTTTTAGGAGTGGCTTTTGGTATTTGGCGGCTGTGGAGCGGCCCCGTGGATGAACACGCCACCGTCATCATTACCATGCTGTGGGTTGCGTATAACTTAATTGTGTTAGGTGCCGCTGTTGGTGTGGCTGCGGAAGTGCGACAAACTCGACATAGTCACCGAATTACCACCAATTTGCCTGTCGATCTGATTGATACAGATGGCTACATGTATAGCGGCACCTTAACTGATTATTCAGATGCAGGGGTGGGAGTAAAACTGGCTGATACGGCATTGCTTAAGGTGGGTGCCCTCGTTGATTTGATCTTGGTGCGCGGTGCACGACAATTTAGCTTCCCAGGTCGTGTGAGTCGCAGCATAGATGAGAGTGTTGGTATTCATTTTAAAACCCTGAGCAAGCAACAGCAAATTGATTTTGTGCAGTGTACCTTTGCTCGAGCGGATGCTTGGTTAACCCATAATCGTGATTTTTCACTTGACCGGCCGATGCAAAGTTTTATTGATGTTGTCTTACTAAGTGTGTCGGGCTATCAGCACTTAGCTAAATATTTACCTTTTCCGCTGAGTAGGCTTGTTAAGTGGCTTACTCAGTTGGTGGCATGGGTGCTGTCTTTTTTACCACGTAATCACCCCATTACTTACTAATATGAGTCTACTAAACATTATGTTAAAGCCCTTGTTGTATAAGTTGCATGTGAGCCTTGTAGGCGTGCTATTTTGTTTTTTATATAACGCAGTACATGCGCAAACACTGGACGAGTCCTCACGGCAGATAGAAAGCATTGAGAGTGCTGTAATGCTAGGCAATTCAATTGCTGAAGCGCCAGTTTTAGCACCTTTGCGCAGCGATACTTACGCGCTAACCCAATTGGCACAGGGTGATAGTTATAAATTACTGGGTATAGATAACACGCAGCAACTGGAGTTTACGGTACGTCGTGACCAGCTTATAACGGATGCAGAGCTGGAATTAGTGTTTACCCCGTCGCCTGCTTTACTGCCAAGGCTTTCTCATTTGCGCGTGTACTTAAATGAGGAAATGATGGGTGTTATTCATATCGAGGCAGCAGATACAGGGCAGCAGGTGCGTAAAACGATTAAGTTAGATCCTCGCATGATGATCACTTTTAACCGTATACGTTTAGAGTTTGTAGGGCACTACACCGAAATTTGTGAGGACTTAGCGCACTCTTCATTGTGGTTAGATATCAGTAAAAAAACTCAGATACGGATCAATCAGCAAGCCTTAGCAATTACCAATGATTTGTCTTTTTTTCCAGAACCCTTTTTTGATGCGGGTGATATGCAGGCGCAAGAGCTGCCTTTTGTCTTTGCAGGTGCGCCAAGCAATCAACAAATGCAAGCAGGTACAATCCTTTCATCTTACTTTGGAACGCAGGCACAATGGCGCGATATCAGTTTCCCCGTGCATTACAGTACTTTACCTGAGCAGCATGCCATTGTTTTTGCAACGAATGTGCAACGCCCTGAGTTCTTGAAGGATTACCCACAAGTAAGCGGGCCTGTTGTTGACCTCATTAGCCTGCCAGACAATCCGTATTATAAAATGCTATTGGTGTTAGGCAGAGATGATGACGACTTAATCACTGCAGCCTCTGCTCTTGCTATAGGCAATCCATTGTTTCGAGGGCAAAGTGTCAGCATCAATGAGGTGCAAAGCATAACGCCCCGTCAGCCTTACGATGCGCCGAACTGGGTCAGCACAGAGCGCCCTGTGTTTTTCTCAGAGCTGGTAAGTTACCCAGGCCAACTTGAGGTGTCTGGGCTTATTCCACGGCCCATTGCGCTGAATCTTAATTTGCCGCCAGATTTATTTATTTGGCGCAACAGTGGCATTCCCACATCAGTTATCTATCGCTATACGCCACCGTCGAAAACGGATGATTCACGATTAAATTTAAGCATCAATGATAATTTCATACATAGTTATAGCTTGCGGCCAAGTGATGAGCAGGGTTTGTTAACAAAAATCCGTTTGCCTTTAAGAAACAACGAAAGAGCCAGCGTCAATCAAGGATTGTTAATCCCAGCGCTCAAGGTTGGCGATAACAACCAAATTCGTTTTGATTTTTCATTTGCGAGTACGCTGGCAAGTGCGCAGCGTGATACTTGCCAAACAAACTTGCCGGTTGATGTGCGTGCTGCCATTGATGAAAACTCAGTTATCGATTTTTCAGGTTTTCGTCACTATTTAGCGATGCCGAACTTATATGCGTTTGCTGGCAGTGCTTTTCCGTTCAGCCGTATGGCTGATTTATCAGAAACGGTTGTTGTCGTGCCGTCTGCACCCAGTGCCAAGCAAGCGCGTTTAGTACTTGAGGTTATGAGCAAAATGGGCGCGCAAATTGGCTATCCTGCGCTAAAAATAAGAATCATGGATGACTGGTCAGCAGCCAGTCAAATGGATGCGGATCTGCTGCTTATAGGTAGCTTGCCGCAAGCCATTAAGGAACGATCTGATGCGCACTTGCTCTTGCACAATACGCAAACACGCTTACGTCAAGCACGCGTGGTAGGGGGGAGCTCTGATCAAAAAAATAGCCATCTACTGCAAGCTAACCAAACAGAACGAGAGCCTCAGTCGTCTGTAGATGTGCAATCTTTAGCGCCTATGGCAGCTATTATCGGTTTACAGTCAGAGCTCTATCCGCAGCGCAGTATTGTGGGTTTGTTGGCGAGCAGTGATGAAGATTTCAACTTGTTAACTCATGCACTAAACAACCCGGGGCTGCGTGAAAATATCAAAGGCTCTGTTGCGCTAATTCGAGAGTCTGGCGTGAGTTATCACAGTGCTGGGACTGTTTATTACGTGGGCGAGTTGCCGTGGTGGGAGTGGCTTTGGTACCACTTGTCTGAGCGTCCTTTATTACTAGCGGCTATAGCGTTTTTTGTGGTTTTAATTCTATCTGTGATGCTTTGGCACACACTTCGTCTGCTTGCGCGTAGACGCCTAGAGTATGATGCGTAGAGTATTAATGAGCGCTTTGCTCGTGTTCACAGTGACTGCTGTACAAGCAAAAAATCTGTG comes from Pseudomonas sp. C27(2019) and encodes:
- the bcsB gene encoding cellulose biosynthesis cyclic di-GMP-binding regulatory protein BcsB, giving the protein MLKPLLYKLHVSLVGVLFCFLYNAVHAQTLDESSRQIESIESAVMLGNSIAEAPVLAPLRSDTYALTQLAQGDSYKLLGIDNTQQLEFTVRRDQLITDAELELVFTPSPALLPRLSHLRVYLNEEMMGVIHIEAADTGQQVRKTIKLDPRMMITFNRIRLEFVGHYTEICEDLAHSSLWLDISKKTQIRINQQALAITNDLSFFPEPFFDAGDMQAQELPFVFAGAPSNQQMQAGTILSSYFGTQAQWRDISFPVHYSTLPEQHAIVFATNVQRPEFLKDYPQVSGPVVDLISLPDNPYYKMLLVLGRDDDDLITAASALAIGNPLFRGQSVSINEVQSITPRQPYDAPNWVSTERPVFFSELVSYPGQLEVSGLIPRPIALNLNLPPDLFIWRNSGIPTSVIYRYTPPSKTDDSRLNLSINDNFIHSYSLRPSDEQGLLTKIRLPLRNNERASVNQGLLIPALKVGDNNQIRFDFSFASTLASAQRDTCQTNLPVDVRAAIDENSVIDFSGFRHYLAMPNLYAFAGSAFPFSRMADLSETVVVVPSAPSAKQARLVLEVMSKMGAQIGYPALKIRIMDDWSAASQMDADLLLIGSLPQAIKERSDAHLLLHNTQTRLRQARVVGGSSDQKNSHLLQANQTEREPQSSVDVQSLAPMAAIIGLQSELYPQRSIVGLLASSDEDFNLLTHALNNPGLRENIKGSVALIRESGVSYHSAGTVYYVGELPWWEWLWYHLSERPLLLAAIAFFVVLILSVMLWHTLRLLARRRLEYDA
- the bcsA gene encoding UDP-forming cellulose synthase catalytic subunit, with the protein product MIQRHKLPELSQQYRNARGQQMGSITAALFVCVKMLAYMFLRLEDQAWQQLWQRYQPWFKHLTQRPYQPADPLRYTLQVIWLVFVRIPTAQTVWYVAYLKKTRSRILRWRRYLGRFLARGIKPAVAQSPLRHAFANPRHLMQHIAKSRLKKAIFYVFVAVLMCLAVLLVTQPFSLLAQFIFVVLLWGAAMLVRRIPGRFPTLLLIVLSLTVSARYIWWRYTSTLNWNSNVDLLFGLILLAAETYSWVVLVMSYIQTAWPLDRKVAPLPADRALWPTVDLMIPTYNEDLSVIKPTVYAALGMDWPADKLRIHLLDDGRRDALREFAEEAGIGYIVRTGNRHAKAGNLNNALQQTEADLVAIFDCDHVPSRSFLQLTVGWFLRDEKLALVQTPHHFFSADPFERNLDHYGKQPNENALFYGLIQDGNDLWNAAFFCGSCAVLKRSAVESIGGFAVETVTEDAHTALRLHRAGYNSAYLRIPMAAGLATESLSAHIGQRIRWARGMAQIFRTDNPMLGKGLNLFQRLCYVNAMMHFLAGIPRIIYLTAPLAFLLFHSYIIYAPAIAIMLYVLPHMIHASITNSATQGAYRRTFWGEIYETVLSWYIARPTTVALFSPNKGQFNVTEKGGLIEHEYFDWKMAKPYVLLALLNFLGVAFGIWRLWSGPVDEHATVIITMLWVAYNLIVLGAAVGVAAEVRQTRHSHRITTNLPVDLIDTDGYMYSGTLTDYSDAGVGVKLADTALLKVGALVDLILVRGARQFSFPGRVSRSIDESVGIHFKTLSKQQQIDFVQCTFARADAWLTHNRDFSLDRPMQSFIDVVLLSVSGYQHLAKYLPFPLSRLVKWLTQLVAWVLSFLPRNHPITY